TTCTTTTTTCTCTAATCCAACTATTTGAAATAGTTAGTAGAATCTGGCCCAAAATGGCATCTTCTGTTTGTGGTGGctatactttttcttttctttacctcTTAAGCATCTGATTTAAGGTTCTGGTACAAGCATAATTTCTGGCATTGTTAATGGCAGTCATTAGCTAGCTATAGGATAGTCAAAGCAAAGATTAAGATAATGCCAAAAGTGCTACTGCATCTCTTGGtgggttgttttgttgtttgctttttttttttggttttagcaTCTGAATCACTTGGCCTGATTACTTCCTGACTTGCTGTGACCTGCAGTTCACATGGAGTTTCAAGCAGACTTCCATAACTGTCTGTTTATTTATCTTCTATTTAATGCAGCTAATGAAACCATATTTTCATAAGTGCAACTGCATAGGTCTCAAAGTAAAAATTGTTTTCTTAAGCTCAGTTAAGAGTTAAGAACGAAACCTGGGGAGATGCTATGTTTTGagagctgtggggttttttttggtgtgtgtgttttgttttttgaggcTGTTAGTTTGCAGAAGTTGGAAGATCTCTCCTAAAGTGGTACAGGGTTTGCATTTCAGACTTGTTTCAGGCTCACTGGTATGGAAAGAACCCAACTAGATGGGGAAAGCACCTTTATGTCAGGAAAGTTGTGACCTCAGTGTTAACAATTGCAACAGCAAGTTCTCTAGTATCACGTCTCAGAAGCATTAATGTAAAGTGTCTTGAAAGGAAGAGGGATTGTTTCTTCAATGTATGGAGATTTGAGGTAGTCGAAATGAATTAACATTAAATAGCAGATTGGGATGCAGCTGTCCAGGAAATACTGGTCACTTCTCTGTTTTGAGGTGTTGCACTAATACTGTGCAATTACTAGTAGCTTATCTAATTTTTCCAGTAGGGTATTATGAAATTTTGACTGAAAATGGAAAGAGTCTGAAGCTCTTGGCTCAACATGtgccctgtcttttttttttattaaatttggCTTACAGCATTTTTGTTGGAAGACAGCCTAACTCTGCATATGTACTAGAACTTTTAAAAGTCGGCTCAAATGTCTTCACTTTTTGAGTTGGGGAGCTGACTTAAGGATTAGCCTAGTATGTCATTTAAGATGCACATTTCAgtagtggggtgggaggaagggtataggggaggggagaaggagtaATTTCTAATTCTGTGCCTTAAAAGTAAACTTCAAAATCAGTATTGGTGTTCTAAAATACTGATGGTCAACTGGAGCAACAATAACAGTTGCCAACTAGCTTTTGTTGACCTTGTGCTTTTTCTCTTAAGAGCAAATCTTGAACCAGTTGCCATATTTCTGACGCACTTAAATGGTTAAGAGTAAATGAACAATATCAGGACATAGTCCTATAAACCAgagttcagttttcttttttgcatACTATTCATCTGTTAGTTGAATTGAGGATTGTGTATTTCAGAGAACCTGCATGTGCAGATTGGTAGCTTTTGGGCATAATTTAGTGAAAAGAGGCTGCAACTCTGTAGTGGTAAAGGACTACTACTTGAGCTACCTAGAACTGGATTTCTTGGCATTGCTGAATCAACTTGCAGCTTCCTTTCACTACAGCAGAGGTTGTAGGTGCCTGCCTCCAACATGTATTTTAACTTCCTACCCTCAGCACATGAATTGTTAACTAGCTTCTAAACTGATTAACATTATGTAATAAATCTTTGCTAAACCCATTGAGTCTAGAATATTATTTCCTTCTGACTACCTTGATAAAACCCTGACCTGAGTGACTTCAACTCAGCCTTTGAAGATGGGAGGGCCTTTCTAAGTGAGTGTGAAATGTACATACTGACTTGGGCTCAGCTTCAGGTAGTCATGTTGGATGAAGCTCTGGAGAAGCAGACTTTTAATTGCCTGCAGTAGTGGTCTGGAGGGAAAGCAACAGTCCGTACATTGGCCTTGCTACTGCAGTGTTTTCAGTAATTACTCCAGTTTGGTTGGATCTAAAATGTTAATAATGATATTTCCCTAAATTGCCCAGGGAAGCCTTCAGGGATCAAGTATAAAACCAAAAGACAGACGTCTAGAGCTTTGAGTCATGATTTGACttgtttcagttttttttaaagcctgttcTGATATCAAGGGAATAGGATTCTAAAGGAAAGTGCCTCTTTTATTTAAGGCAATGGAACTATCGACTTTCCTGAATTTTTGACCATGATGGCCAGAAAAATGAAGGACACAGACAGCGAGGAAGAAATCCGTGAAGCATTCAGAGTCTTTGATAAGGTACATCTAGAACCCAAAGCTGTGGACAGATTTCTGGCCAGTTTATTGctgtgtatttttatttattttttcttggagTATTGCTGTTGTTTGCCCAGTACAATTCTTTTActagaagaaggaagaaaatctATTTTGGGTGTTATAGAACAGGTGGAACCTGTCTGCACAGAATAATTGGGAGGAATCCCTGCTTGGCCTTCTCCTCTAAATGTCTTTGTCAGTATTGGAAGTGCTTCCATTTTGTTCCCCTTTGGTCATAGGATTGTTTTGAATTTAAGTGTAGTGGTCTTTGCACATCCATATGAAGACTATGAAGTTGAGATCCTCTGTTCAATTTCTAATAGGCTTAAGGCGCGGCTGTGTAATTACCTCTGTCCAGGGGAGGTTTGGGTTGACTGCTTGCAGGAAGCTTGCTTCACAAAGGTTCCCTTTGAGGCTTCCTCAAAGGACAGGAGGCATGTCTGTCccacctcccttcttccctcttgTAGCACAGTAAGATGGCTGCCTGGACAGCTTGTGCATCTTCATATCCCTACACTGAAAAGAACCATCATAAATGATTAGTTGCTAAAATAGGTACTTAGCCATATCTAGGAAAGATGACTATTGACAGTTTTCTGCCAGGACAAGTAAACTCACACTGGAGAATGCCAACATAAATTTGCTCTTTACCATTCTAAAGTCTTACCTGCTGCTTAGTAGgtgaagttgggatgcttcctaTATATTTGACTGACTCTGGAGTATTAATTTAGATAGACGTCTAGGTAAATGATAGACAGGTATGGAAGCAGTGCCCTCTAAATGAAAAAGGAAGTATGCTTcccagtgggtgcgtctacacacgcacttttactgtgcagtatagctgcacatctacacatgcatgcctgcatcatgcaggtatcaggTTTTGCATCcagttagttactgtgcagtaatgcacaggTAGATGGCCTTGCCACGCAGTAACACTGCacgtggactgacttgggactaactttagtcccaagttggtccacacagtgctaatgtgctttaatgctgGCACATGGAGGTGCTGGCCTATCCctatttacagtgcagtaacttaAGCTGgtataaatgtacatgtagacatgtccactatCTCCccttgtgccagcagggagaatTGAAATTTATTGTACCCTGAGTTGGCATAGAAATAAATAGTCCTTAAATTTGTTCTCTAGGGTATTGGGCAAATGCTTCACAGCCCTTCTTAAAGAACAGTGTAATTGGAGATTAACTAGTTCACACACACAAGAGATGTCTTCCCATCAGGGTAGAAGAATCCACCTAATTGAGTAAGACCTACTTAATTTGTACAGACATATCTTCTATTCTGATGTATATCCTCTTAGTGTAATGCCCCAATCTGCATTTTTAGACAAGATAGGACTGTAGCTGAATAAGGGAGACACTGCAGCAGATCTCCAGGTTGGGTTCTTGATAATCCGTCCTCCCAGGTAGCTTTGATCTCTTGCCTCGGGACAATTGCTGCAGACTTAGATTTAGTATACAATGTTCAGTCTCAAATTGTCACTTTGTCTTGTGCACCTTTCTACCTCGCAGGATGGCAATGGTTATATCAGTGCAGCAGAGCTACGTCATGTTATGACAAACTTAGGAGAAAAGCTAACAGATGAAGAAGTAGATGAAATGATCAGAGAAGCAGATATTGATGGAGATGGACAAGTCAACTATGAAGGTAAAAGGCATTCTGTTAAACTTAAGGCCCCAAACTTTGGACCCAACTTAAATTTCATAGTTATGGGTTTGCATTTGAAACAAATCATTGAACTCTCTGCCCCAGTGATGAAAGAGGGGTGGtggtggtattattattattattattattattattattattattattattattattattgctatggATTGATGTTTTTTATTCTTGATGCAGTGAATTTGTTGACAAGTAGTTAGACTTGAAGATAAAATGAATTTGAAGCTAACAAATATGGTGCTCACTTTCTTTACAGAATTCGTACAGATGATGACTGCAAAATGAAGAGACTTCCTTTACACCTTTTTTTCCTCTAGAAGAATCGAATTGAATCTTTTACTTacctcttgcaaaaaaaaatgttcatttattcATTCTGTTTCTGTATAGCAAAACTGAATGTCAAAATACCTTCTGTCCACAAACTGCATGTAATGGTTGGTGGTCCTGTCCCCAAAAGATAAAGTTAAACATCAGTTTTACAATATAAATAATGTACTACCTTTTAAATAAGGAAGCATTAAGTGAACTACTCAAGTTCCATTTGCTAATAACTATTACACTGTTTGGGCTGGCCAGTTTTTCATGCATGCAGCTTGACAATTGAGCACAGTCGgacatttgtattaaaaaaaaaaacaaaaaacaaaaaaaccccttaaaatccacttttttttttgttttgttttaacagtGGATTCTAGTTCAATTTGTAGTATAAATTGTCATAGCTGGTTTACTCTAAAATTGGTTATACCTCAGGATGGTATGCAGCAACAGTGGTTGAAGGGTGCAAAATTTAGAGAAAATGCCCTAAAGTTTGAATGGTTCTCCTGTTCATAGCAGTGTGCTCCAAAAATGATCTTAACTATGGATGGCATGTCTGTATTTATAATATTGGTTTAAACATTGTCTGCATTGCACTATAGTGAAACGGGTGTCAGGCTGTTACCGTTCacaaaatttttaaaagaaaccttCACCAAGGGAGCATCTTTGGACTCtctcatatttttaaaatcttctgTACCGTGACTTGGAGTTGGCGGAGTAGCCTGTGGACTTCACTTCAGCACAACTATCAACGTGGCTGTTCAAGATATTACAGTTTATGTCCATTCCAAGTTGTAAATGCTAGTCTTTTTTTCCAATAAAAGACCATTAACTTAAAGGTGGTGTTAAATGCTTTGTAAAGCTGAAATATATAACTTGCGATACTAAACCAAAAAAGCAGTAGGAGGGAAATGATTCTATGAATGACTTGCTGCTAAATTATAATGCACATGTATGCAATAACTTATCCCATATCTCTTCAAGATGGCAAGAAACTGACCTTGTAACCCAAGACCTATGCTATAAATAAATGAACTTGTGCTTGCCTTTCATATTATGACAATATTAATTTAGTTTGGTCTCAAAGTGGTGTAATGCTGACTTGTCAACTACTAGTGGAGTGAGGTTCTGCATCTGCACTAAAATGGCATGCTCTTGACATAACTGCTAGCAATGGGAACCACATACAGGTGTTCTGAGACTTGGTGAAACCAGTCTGAGAATTAAACAGCTAAGACTTTCTGGAGCTGTATGGTGTTCAAGTAATACTAAAAACACATTCCTTTCTGTCCACTTGCAGACAAAAGATGGCAAAGGAACACTGTTACTTTCTAGCAAGCAAAGTCAGTTTCTCTAATGAGGTGTTCTTGGTTCTTTTGTCACTGGAATTTCTGTGTTATGAGACTGGCATTAGCAATAGAAGTTGTCAAACTTAAGGTTACCCCTGCTGTGCCTATAGCTATTCCAGTCTCCCAAAGTAGCAACATTGTGTGTTCCGTTAGCCTGCTTTGTTGCTTGTCTATGTACCTAGTGTTTGTATActgggtttattttttctttcttctgaacAGAAAGAAGTGATGTTAAAAGCATTTTATCTGGATGGCTTATGTGTTCAGAGGAAAGGCAAGGAGGGTGATCTAGTCTGGATACCAACTTCCTATTACAATTGGTGTTCTAAATGTTAATTGCTCTGCCTTTCTGGACCCGTTTAAACAAATCAGTCCTATTCCTGGTGGAGATGGTCTAGAGAGTTGGTATGAATTCTTTGTCTATGGTGAGGTAATATAATTCTCCAGGAGATATGCAAAAAAGGTGGAGGCACTGGTTACTATTTTAGACTAACTAATTGTGGCTGCTTAGAACCCCTGAGGTCTGAGAGACTTTGTCTAGTAAATAAGTGGTAAAAGGCACGTAGCACCCACTAGCTTAGGAGTGGCTAGGGTAGCTTATGAAAGAATGAACTACTGCTCTTAGCTCCTCTAAGGTGTCAATTTCTTAAATGGTTGCCAATGTAGAAACCTCATTCCCAAGTGAGGCTCTTGGCTTCATTAGAAGCATGGTAGCAATACTAACATTCTCTGTAACTGAATCTGCCTAGAGGTGTCTAATTATTGACTGTCTGGCTTCAGTGCTACCTCAGTCTAAAGTAAACTTAAACCTGTGTAAAGAGAGTGGGCTGTAGTTCTGCCCCTCTGTAGTGACTTTGTAGAGAAATAGTTACCGATCTTTTTCTCACGTTACAATAAAGACGTGTTCCTTTCCCAAATATGAGGAACTGGTCTGGCCAAGCTTGGCAACAGATGAACCAGGAAggtgggctggggtgtggggagtcACTTGAGTTTAGTCCAAATAAAGCTCGGGCATCTGCTtatctggggtggagggcagaacAAGGCCAGAAGAAAAGCCATTTTGTTCAAATCCAaagatagtttaaaaaaaaaagggggggggggggggctttcctCCCTACTTGTGAAGCTGACAGCAGGAAAGTTACATTTTGAATAATTTTCTTTAGCATCACTTTTATAGGCAAAAATTACTGTATTAGTAAATTCTAGAGTTTTGTTCTTACAACAGTAGGATATTTTTACCCCACTCTGAGCTTAATAGTTGCAGCAAAACTTTTAAGATGATttgaagaagaacaagaagtttGTTAGCTACAAACTTATCTGACTTATGGTaagaaaacaaagtttaaaacagGAGCTTGAGTTGAAACCAAATAGACTTCCCTGGAGTGTTTAGATTCAGAAATACTTCTAAAAAGTGCTCTAAGAATAGCATTTTCATACTTGCCTGATCTATATTCTGTTTGATTAGATATATTTGTGCTTAAATCTGAGGGAGGCTGAAAGAATACAATGTAGTAACTAAATGCAGCTAAGAGAGAATGAGCTGGATTATATTGTGGTTTAGAGAACAACTGGATGAGTCTATATGAGagatttactgtggagttgcccaaGTGGTTCCACAGTAAATACCTCGGTGTCTATACATGTAGTGCTACCAGGCCataggaaactaattaactccacagcaggttactACTTAGTGCTTGTATTTATGTCCTgcagtggagttttttactccgtAGCAACACATGTAAACTGTGACGggtgcctggggcatgaggatgctttaCAGTAGGGGCTGCTTGttggctagcccctcactggatCACAGTCATGTGCCAGCTAGCCCTTCTGCAGTActctgagccaggttggagcagccctgggctggcaggctgacccctggggccccctgccagccagagctgctctgccccaggtcagCTTGTTGAGGTCCCAGGTGCATGGTCAAACATGgccccaagagcaataaactctggcacgataagcgctggagtttattgctatgcattaatagcatgtgtagatgcatctgcTGTCAATTAACTACAGCCTTGATTCTGCAAGGAGTCCATTTGAGTTTAATCTAGTAAAGTCAATAGGTATATGTATAGTCCCAAGGTTTGATTAACATGGTGGTTATGGCAAGTTTTGAGTTCTGATTATAAATTTCTATTGTGATATGCAGAGGTCAAGAGAATAAACATAAGTAGACTTTGCCAGAGTTGCACTTACGGAAGTTATTACCATATTTCTGAC
This genomic window from Alligator mississippiensis isolate rAllMis1 chromosome 2, rAllMis1, whole genome shotgun sequence contains:
- the CALM1 gene encoding calmodulin-1, whose product is MADQLTEEQIAEFKEAFSLFDKDGDGTITTKELGTVMRSLGQNPTEAELQDMINEVDADGNGTIDFPEFLTMMARKMKDTDSEEEIREAFRVFDKDGNGYISAAELRHVMTNLGEKLTDEEVDEMIREADIDGDGQVNYEEFVQMMTAK